One window from the genome of Eleginops maclovinus isolate JMC-PN-2008 ecotype Puerto Natales chromosome 15, JC_Emac_rtc_rv5, whole genome shotgun sequence encodes:
- the riox1 gene encoding ribosomal oxygenase 1 — protein MERKHMSAFELYKTLSTDLPPTATKPPLQVANKKKRKKENGASKVIPVKAPIKPERKKMRKKSAQREESLKESTKEEECVNGDGEAGEALDALLADLVKVNNSRERASKLFQWLINPIPVKSFFRETWEKKPILVQRKNPDYYKGLFSTAEFDRILRQDEVQYGVNLDVTSYKNGKRETHNPPGRALPFTVWDFYESGCSLRLLNPQAFSSTVWNVLSTLQEQFGSMAGANVYLTPPGTQGFAPHYDDIEAFVVQLEGKKHWRVYNPRSEEEVLPVLSSPNFNQADIGKPILEVVLEAGDLLYFPRGFIHQGDCLPDAHSLHITISSFQKNSWGDLLQKVVPAALEIAMEEDVEFRQGLPLDYLTFMGVQNSDKNDPRRIKFFSRVEHLMNKLTTYAPVDAAVDQKARGFLHDCLPPMLTPEELATSVQGASARWEHGQVLDVGAKITAKTRVRVLRGGCARLCSDGEAVHLYYTTENSRVYHKEQFKSFEIKVEHTDAIEFLIHSYPKFVTVGSFPCDSAQDRITLAELLFERGIIHTAEAL, from the exons atggagagaaaacacatgTCAGCTTTTGAATTGTACAAAACGTTGTCAACAGATTTGCCTCCTACTGCCACGAAGCCTCCCCTGCAG GTGGCaaataagaagaaaaggaaaaaggagaatgGGGCCAGTAAGGTCATCCCAGTTAAAGCTCCAATAAAGCCTGAAAGGAAGAAAATGCGAAAGAAATCTGCACAAAGAGAGGAGAGTCTTAAGGAAAGTACAAAA GAAGAGGAGTGTGTGAATGGAGATGGGGAGGCTGGTGAGGCTCTCGATGCTTTGCTGGCCGATCTGGTAAAAGTGaacaacagcagagagagagccagCAAGCTGTTCCAGTGGCTCATCAACCCCATTCCTGTCAAGTCCTTCTTCAG AGAAACATGGGAGAAGAAGCCCATTCTTGTTCAACGAAAGAATCCAGATTACTACAAGGGACTGTTCTCCACAGCCGAGTTTGATCGCATATTAAGACAG GATGAAGTTCAGTATGGAGTGAACCTTGATGTCACGAGCTACAAGAATGGCAAGAGGGAGACGCACAATCCTCCAGGGAGAGCTCTGCCTTTCACTGTGTGGGACTTCTATGAG AGTGGCTGCTCCCTCCGCTTGCTGAATCCCCAGGCTTTCTCCTCCACCGTGTGGAACGTGCTGTCCACTCTCCAAGAGCAGTTCGGCAGCATGGCAGGAGCCAACGT TTACCTGACACCTCCTGGAACACAAGGCTTTGCTCCACATTACGACGACATTGAGGCGTTTGTGGTTCAGCTGGAGGGGAAGAAGCATTGGAGAGTGTACAACCCCAG gtcGGAAGAAGAAGTCTTGCCCGTGCTCTCAAGTC CAAATTTCAATCAGGCAGACATCGGGAAGCCGATCCTGGAAGTAGTGCTGGAAGCCGGGGATCTCCTTTACTTCCCCCGGGGATTCATCCACCAGGGCGACTGCCTGCCAGATGCTCACTCGCTCCACATCACCATCTCCTCTTTCCAGAAGAACAGCTGGGGGGATCTGCTGCAAAAG GTTGTCCCAGCAGCACTGGAAATAGCGATGGAGGAGGATGTGGAGTTCAGACAGGGCTTACCTCTGGATTACCTGACATTCATGGGAGTACAGAACTCTGACAAA AATGACCCACGCAGGATCAAATTCTTCTCACGAGTTGAGCATCTGATGAATAAGCTAACAACCTACGCCCCGGTCGATGCTGCTGTGGATCAGAAAGCCAGAGGCTTCCTGCATGACTGCCTTCCTCCCATGCTCACACCAG AGGAATTGGCCACCAGTGTGCAGGGAGCATCTGCGAGGTGGGAGCATGGGCAGGTTTTGGATGTAGGTGCGAAAATCACTGCCAAGACTCGAGTCAGAGTTCTCCGTGGTGGATGTGCCAG GTTATGTAGTGACGGAGAAGCTGTTCATCTTTACTACACAACAGAAAACTCCAGAGTTTACCACAAAGAGCAGTTCAAgagttttgaaataaaagtagaG CACACCGACGCTATCGAGTTTCTGATCCATTCATATCCCAAATTTGTGACCGTAGGAAGTTTCCCGTGTGATTCTGCACAAGACAGG ATCACTTTGGCTGAGCTGCTCTTTGAGAGGGGGATCATCCACACTGCTGAAGCTCTGTAG
- the LOC134877251 gene encoding NADH dehydrogenase [ubiquinone] 1 beta subcomplex subunit 1-like: protein MVNFVSLAREHWVNILVPMGFFVGLYLDKMQDSKLTSFRNKSLLFSRELKPGEEVTWK from the exons ATGGTCAACTTTGTATCCTTAGCCCGTGAGCATTGGGTTAACATCCTGGTGCCTATGGGCTTTTTTGTCGGATTGTACCTTGACAAAATGCAGGACTCGAAGCTGACATCTTTCAGGAACAAAAGTCTTTTGTTCAGCAG GGAGCTGAAGCCTGGTGAGGAGGTGACCTGGAAGTAG
- the cpsf2 gene encoding LOW QUALITY PROTEIN: cleavage and polyadenylation specificity factor subunit 2 (The sequence of the model RefSeq protein was modified relative to this genomic sequence to represent the inferred CDS: deleted 1 base in 1 codon), whose product MTSIIKLTAVSGVQEESALCYLLQVDEFRFLLDCGWDETFSMDIIDAMKRYVHQVDAVLLSHPDPIHLGALPYAVGKLGLNCTIYATIPVYKMGQMFMYDQFQSRNNSEDFTLFTLDDVDCAFDKIQQLKYSQIVNLKGKGHGLSITPLPAGHMIGGTIWKIVKDGEEEIIYAVDFNHKREIHLNGCILESISRPSLLITDSFNALYVQPRRKQRDELLLTNVMETLRGDGNVLIAVDTAGRVLELAQLLDQIWRTKDAGLGAYPLALLNNVSYNVVEFSKSQVEWMSDKLMRCFEDKRNNPFQFRHLTLCHSLADLARVPSPKVVLCSQPDLEAGFSRELFIQWCQDAKNSVILTYRTTPGTLARYLIDNPGEKMLDLEVRKRVKLEGKELEEFLEKDKIKKEAAKKIEQAKEVDVDSSDESDMDDDLDQPVVVKTKHHDLMMKSESSRKGSFFKQAKKSYPMFPTHEERLKWDEYGEIIRLEDFLVPELQTIEDERNKLESGMTNGDEPMDQDLSVVPTKCVSSIENLEIRARISYIDYEGRSDGDSIKKIINQMKPRQLVIVRGPPEASLDLAESCKAFSKDIKVYTPKLQETIDATSETHIYQVRLKDSLVSSLQFCKAKDTELAWIDGVLDMRVVKVDTGVMLEEGVKEETEDGELPMEVAPEVDIDQNAIAVAAQRAIKSLFGEDEKEVSEESDVIPTLEPLPSNEIPGHQSVFINEPRLSDFKQVLLREGIQAEFVGGVLVCNNMVAVRRTEAGRIGLEGCLCDDYYKIRDLLYQQYAVV is encoded by the exons ATGACGTCCATTATTAAGCTGACAGCAGTGTCAGGGGTGCAGGAGGAGTCGGCCCTCTGTTACCTGCTGCAGGTGGATGAGTTCCGCTTCCTCCTGGACTGTGGCTGGGATGAGACTTTCTCAATGGACATTATCGATGCTATGAAACG ATATGTTCATCAGGTTGATGCTGTGCTCCTCTCACACCCTGACCCCATACACCTGGGAGCCCTGCCATACGCAGTGGGGAAACTAGGTCTAAACTGCACTATATATGCCACAATCCCTGTCTACAAGATGGGTCAGATGTTCATGTATGATCAGTTTCAG TCTCGAAACAACAGTGAAGATTTCACACTGTTCACCCTGGATGATGTGGACTGTGCTTTTGATAAAATCCAGCAGCTGAAATACTCTCAGATTGTCAATCTGAAAG GAAAAGGGCACGGTCTCTCCATCACTCCTCTTCCCGCTGGTCACATGATCGGAGGAACTATTTGGAAAATAGtgaaggatggagaggaggagattaTTTATGCTGTTGACTTCAACCACAAGAGAGAAAT TCACCTGAACGGCTGCATCTTGGAGAGCATAAGTCGTCCCTCTTTGCTCATCACAGACTCCTTCAATGCTTTATATGTACAGCCGCGCCGCAAACAGAGAGATGAGCTGCTTCTTA CTAATGTAATGGAGACTCTTCGTGGTGACGGTAATGTCCTCATTGCCGTGGATACAGCGGGCCGTGTGTTGGAGCTCGCTCAGCTCCTGGACCAGATTTGGAGAACAAAGGATGCCGGGCTGGGAGCCTACCCACTCGCTCTGCTCAACAACGTCAGCTATAATGTGGTGGAGTTCTCCAAGTCCCAG GTGGAGTGGATGAGTGACAAGCTCATGAGGTGTTTTGAAGACAAGAGAAACAACCCCTTCCAGTTCCGTCACCTGACGCTGTGCCACAGTCTGGCAGACCTGGCCCGGGTGCCCAGCCCTAAGGTGGTGCTTTGCAGCCAGCCTGACCTCGAGGCTGGCTTCTCCAGAGAACTCTTCATCCAGTGGTGCCAAGACGCCAAAAACTCTGTCATACTGACCTACCGCACCACACCTGGAACCCTGGCCCGCTACCTCATCGACAACCCCGGAGAGAAGATGCTGGATCTGGAG GTGAGGAAAAGAGTGAAGCTCGAGGGAAAGGAGCTGGAAGAATTCcttgaaaaagacaaaataaagaaagaagctGCTAAAAAAATTGAACAAGCTAAAGA GGTGGATGTAGACTCGAGTGACGAAAGTGATATGGACGATGATCTGGATCAGCCGGTTGTAGTGAAAACGAAACATCACGACCTGATGATGAAGAGCGAGAGCAGCCGGAAAGGCAGCTTCTTCAAACAAGCCAAAAAGTCATATCCAATGTTCCCCACACATGAGGAGAGACTGAAATGGGACGAGTATGGGGAGATCATCAG ACTAGAAGATTTTCTGGTTCCTGAGCTGCAAACCATAGAGGACGAGAGAAACAAACTGGAATCTGGGATGACCAACGGTGACGAGCCCATGGACCAGGATCTCTCTGTTGTTCCCACCAAATGTGTCTCCAGTATAGAAAATCTTGAAATCAG AGCGAGGATATCGTACATAGACTACGAAGGTCGCTCTGATGGCGACTCCATCAAGAAGATTATTAATCAGATGAAGCCCAGACAGCTGGTGATCGTTCGCGGGCCGCCGGAGGCCAGCCTCGACCTGGCAGAGTCCTGCAAAGCTTTCAGCAAGGACATCAAAGTGTACACGCCCAAACTGCAGGAGACCATCGACGCCACGAGCGAAACACACATCTACCAG GTTCGGTTGAAAGACTCCCTGGTGAGCTCGCTGCAGTTCTGCAAGGCCAAAGACACGGAGCTGGCCTGGATCGATGGCGTGCTGGACATGCGCGTGGTCAAGGTGGACACGGGCGTGATGCTGGAGGAGGGAGTGAAAGAGGAGACGGAGGACGGCGAGCTGCCCATGGAGGTCGCT CCTGAAGTTGATATCGACCAAAACGCGATAGCGGTGGCAGCACAGCGCGCCATAAAGAGCCTGTTCGGAGAGGACGAGAAGGAGGTGTCTGAGGAGAGCGATGTCATCCCCACGCTAGAGCCGCTGCCTTCCAATGAG ATTCCAGGCCATCAGTCGGTGTTCATCAACGAGCCTCGCCTGTCAGACTTCAAGCAGGTCCTGCTGAGAGAGGGCATCCAGGCCGAGTTTGTGGGAGGAGTGCTGGTATGCAACAACATGGTGGCCGTCCGCAGG ACGGAGGCCGGGCGCATCGGGCTGGAAGGCTGCCTGTGTGACGACTACTATAAGATCCGGGATCTGCTGTATCAGCAGTACGCCGTGgtatag